ATGAAAAGGGAATGTGCTGGATTGCccagtgtgtgtgttttagactGTGTCACCAGGAGCCAAGAGTAGGTGGAGCCCATGGGCTTAGACCTGTGAAAGCTCTTGCTTTTCCTTACTCCCACTAATCTGTGACTGTAGATGTTTATTTTGGTCTGTAGGTTTATTTTGTAGACCAGGCATCTCTACAAAACACTTTTTCCTCAGTCTGGGGTGTTCTGTGTAGCAGTGAGATATTTTGACAAAATCATTAGGTAATAGTATTCCAACCCCTCTGTTAACATTTCATCTCAGACccagagaggaagtgacttgtccaaggtaaAAATCACCATGTCTAGCTGATGAGTGATACTGTGGTTTCTGTATTTGATTTAAGatatttgcagaaaaaaagatatttgcagaAAATTTGACAGCTAAGAGCATATACAAGTAGATTGGTTAGAAAATGAAGGCTAATAGATGGGCAAAGTACATAAGTAGATAATGAGAATTGTAAACATCTAAATATTCAACAGTATGGGAATAACTTGGAAAGCACTATAACAATTTTGATAGACTGTTTTGAGATCAATAAAATGCTAGTTGTGATGACTTAGAAATAGTGTTAACCTACTAGGGATTCTGGATGGGTTcctcttatattttcatttcttctatacTGTGCCTTGTACTGACTGGAATGTTTTCAGTGAGTTCAAATTTCTTCACATTTAATGGACAGATTTTATGTATAGAATGTTAACTAATAATCAGTTTCTAAAATTCACTTGGTCTAGTCAGTTTGAAATTCACCTATTTATCTTCTAGCCTGTACTCCATGGAAAGaggttattttgcttttgttatgCTTGATCTATATACATTAAAACTAGCTGAAATGAGAGTTGTTAAAGATTTAGGGAACTGGTAGAAAATGTTTCTGTTATTTCCTAGAATCATGagaatgtaagtttaaaaaaaaacttttctaaaaaatgaaatcagtatcttaaTCAAATGTGTATTTCCTTCCTTAGAACCTCTGTTATGCACCTAAAGCCATATTGGAAACTGCAGAAGCAAGTGCGACCTCTGGAAATCAGCACGGAAACTCTGAGAACTCCTATGAGCCACCAGGAGGCTATACATGATGAAAAACTCAAAGCTAGCTGCATGAAACCAAGTGTCTTTGCTTCAGCCTCTCTTGGTAAAGCATCATCTCGAGAGCCTTTTGGGGTCCTATCTCCAAATGTTCTGTGCAGTATGAGTGGGAAGAGTCCCGTAGAGAGCAGCGTGAGTGTTAAAACCAAGAAGAATGCACCATCTGCAACAATCCACCAGGGCGAAGAAGGGGAAGGGCCACTTGATATCTGGGCTGTTGTGAAACCAGGAAATACCAAGGAGAAGATCGCATTCTTTGCAGCCCACCAGTGTAGCAATAGAATAGgatctatgaaaataaaaagctcCTGGGATATTGATGGGAGAGCtactaaaagaaggaaaaaatcaggGGATCTTAAAAAAGCCAAGATACAGTTGGAAAGGATGAAGGAAGTCAACAGCAGGTGCTACCAGCCTGAGCCTTTTGCGTGTGGCATTGAGCACTGTTCTGTGCATTATGTAAGTGACAGCGGGGACAGTGTCTATGCCGGGAGGCCTCTAGTCAGTCATCCAGATGGTTGCCTTCCTCGAGCAAAGAGCCAGTGCTCTGCTAGCCAGTTGTGCGAAAAACTGCACTAACTCAGCTGCCGTGGTGAGGTTTTCTGGCCAATCCAGGGGTGTGCCCCCAGCCTCTGAGCCCTTTTCTGCTCTAGGGGCATGTGAAGAACCCACGGAAAGGAGGAATCCTGAGGTTGGTGAACCACAGAGCGAGCCGGTCCGCGTCCTCGACATGGTGGCCAGGCTGGAGTCCGAGTGCTTGAAGCAACAGAGCCAGCGGGAGCCCGGGAGCCTCTCGAGGAATAACAGCTTCCGTCGCAGCGTAGGCCGCATGCTGCTTGTGAGTGGCACTCAGGCTGATGAAAGCAGAGCAAACAAAGGCGCCTTGGAGGTGCCTGACACTCAGGCGAATCCTGTGGGGTCTGTGTCTGTGGACTGTGGCCCCTTGAGAGCTGACCGTTGCTCTCCTCAGGGGGACCAGGCCTGGGACGGCGCTCCTCGGGGCTGTGCCCCACTGCCTGCAGATGTGAGTTTCCACACGGACAGTGCAGGATTGCAGCCAGATCAGCAGACTGCCGGGAAAAGCAGCAATAGATACGACGTGGAAATGACAGAGGAACCTGTCGGGTCACTGTTTCCTCCTCGCACCTCTCCCCAAGCCATTGAATTGCCCACAGATGCTGTTGATTGTATGAGTCAAGAGCTTGTGCCACTTACTAACCAAAATCCTTggtcagagaagaaaagaatctttgtgtatTAGCATCACTGTGTCCAAGGTAGAGAAAGAGCAGGCTTCTAGTTTAAAATCCTGCGAAGACCCACTTCCAGGGATGTTGTTTTTTTTGACTCCTGGTCAGCACCAGTCGGGCTGTTCCCAGTTGAGCGAAAGCACAACAGAAGAGCCTTCTGGGGCCAGTCAGCTTGAAGATGCTGCTGAGGGTGACAGTGCGTCTGGGGAAAAAAGGCTTTCAGCGGATTCATTTGTCCCCCCGGCCTCTCCTGTGGAAAGTACGTTACCAGTGCTCGAGGCGTCCAGTTGGAAGAAGCAGGTGTCACATGACTTTCTGGAGACCAGATTTAAAATCCAGCAGCTTTTGGAGCCTCAGCAGTACATGGCGTTTCTGCCCCACCACATTATGGTGAAAATCTTCAGGTTACTTCCCACTAAGAGTTTAGTGGCTCTTAAATGTACCTGCTGCTATTTCAAGTTTATCATTGAATATTACAATATCAGGCCAGCAGATTCTCGCTGGGTTCGGGATCCACGCTATAGAGAGGACCCGTGCAAGCAGTGCAAGAAGAAGTATGTGAAAGGGGATGTGTCCCTGTGCCGGTGGCACCCTAAGCCCTATTGCCAGGCGTTGCCCTACGGGCCAGGATACTGGATGTGCTGCCACCGGTCTCAGA
This is a stretch of genomic DNA from Camelus ferus isolate YT-003-E chromosome 6, BCGSAC_Cfer_1.0, whole genome shotgun sequence. It encodes these proteins:
- the FBXO34 gene encoding LOW QUALITY PROTEIN: F-box only protein 34 (The sequence of the model RefSeq protein was modified relative to this genomic sequence to represent the inferred CDS: deleted 2 bases in 2 codons); its protein translation is MHLKPYWKLQKQVRPLEISTETLRTPMSHQEAIHDEKLKASCMKPSVFASASLGKASSREPFGVLSPNVLCSMSGKSPVESSVSVKTKKNAPSATIHQGEEGEGPLDIWAVVKPGNTKEKIAFFAAHQCSNRIGSMKIKSSWDIDGRATKRRKKSGDLKKAKIQLERMKEVNSRCYQPEPFACGIEHCSVHYVSDSGDSVYAGRPLSVIQMVAFLEQRASALLASCAKNCTNSAAVVRFSGQSRGVPPASEPFSALGACEEPTERRNPEVGEPQSEPVRVLDMVARLESECLKQQSQREPGSLSRNNSFRRSVGRMLLVSGTQADESRANKGALEVPDTQANPVGSVSVDCGPLRADRCSPQGDQAWDGAPRGCAPLPADVSFHTDSAGLQPDQQTAGKSSNRYDVEMTEEPVGSLFPPRTSPQAIELPTDAVDCMSQELVPLTNQNPGQRRKESLCISITVSKVEKEQASSLKSCEDPLPGMLFFLTPGQHQSGCSQLSESTTEEPSGASQLEDAAEGDSASGEKRLSADSFVPPASPVESTLPVLEASSWKKQVSHDFLETRFKIQQLLEPQQYMAFLPHHIMVKIFRLLPTKSLVALKCTCCYFKFIIEYYNIRPADSRWVRDPRYREDPCKQCKKKYVKGDVSLCRWHPKPYCQALPYGPGYWMCCHRSQKGFPGCKLGLHDNHWVPACHSFNRAIHKKSKGTEAEEEY